One stretch of Methanobacteriaceae archaeon DNA includes these proteins:
- a CDS encoding DNA-directed RNA polymerase subunit P translates to MYKCAECGAIIDPKGYMENKCPRCRYRILFKEVPTVKRTIKGR, encoded by the coding sequence TTGTATAAATGTGCTGAATGTGGAGCTATAATTGACCCTAAAGGGTACATGGAAAATAAATGTCCTAGATGCAGATACAGAATTCTCTTTAAAGAAGTTCCCACTGTTAAAAGGACTATAAAAGGAAGATAA
- the rpl37A gene encoding 50S ribosomal protein L37Ae — protein MARTKKVGITGRFGARYGRKAKRTVKQIEENMKKKHVCPTCDRPAVKRVSSGIWKCRKCGAVFTGGAYVPVTPMGKTATRNIKRIIGGS, from the coding sequence ATGGCAAGAACCAAAAAAGTTGGTATTACAGGAAGATTTGGTGCAAGATACGGTCGTAAAGCCAAAAGAACTGTAAAACAAATCGAAGAAAACATGAAAAAGAAACATGTATGCCCTACATGTGATCGACCTGCTGTTAAAAGAGTTAGCAGTGGTATATGGAAATGTAGAAAGTGTGGCGCTGTCTTCACTGGCGGAGCATACGTACCTGTTACTCCTATGGGTAAAACCGCTACCAGAAACATAAAACGGATTATTGGAGGTTCATGA
- the rrp42 gene encoding exosome complex protein Rrp42: MNVVPEITRKSITDLINNLERPDSRALDEYREISLETGVISKAEGSARVKIGNSQIIVGTKSQLGSPFPDTPNVGVIMTNSELLPMAAPEFEPGPPDEKSVELARVTDRCIRESQMVDLEKLCLIEGKKVWMIFIDLHILDYDGNLMDAAVLGAVAALLNTRIPKATMVDDEIVIDYENKEPLPIREKALMCTFAKIGEQMVLDPSLAEEEILSARLSIGMTESGNICALQKGGATPLTKEEIMNAVKITEEKTKELMEYLP; this comes from the coding sequence ATGAATGTTGTTCCTGAAATAACTCGCAAAAGTATAACTGACCTTATCAATAATTTAGAACGTCCGGATAGCCGAGCTTTGGATGAATATCGTGAAATTTCACTGGAAACTGGTGTAATTTCTAAAGCTGAAGGCTCTGCCAGGGTTAAGATTGGAAATTCTCAGATTATTGTAGGTACTAAATCTCAACTAGGTTCTCCATTCCCTGATACTCCTAATGTTGGGGTTATAATGACTAATTCTGAATTACTACCTATGGCAGCACCAGAATTTGAACCAGGACCTCCGGATGAAAAATCTGTGGAGCTAGCCCGGGTCACAGACCGCTGTATCAGAGAAAGTCAGATGGTGGACCTGGAAAAGCTATGCCTGATTGAAGGAAAGAAGGTTTGGATGATTTTTATTGACTTACACATACTTGATTACGATGGAAATTTAATGGATGCTGCGGTTTTAGGTGCAGTTGCTGCTTTGTTAAATACCAGGATTCCCAAGGCCACTATGGTAGATGATGAAATAGTTATTGACTATGAAAACAAGGAACCTCTTCCAATTAGAGAAAAGGCATTAATGTGTACTTTTGCTAAAATTGGTGAACAGATGGTTTTGGATCCTTCTCTTGCAGAAGAGGAAATCCTTTCTGCTAGACTTTCCATTGGTATGACTGAATCTGGAAATATATGTGCCCTTCAAAAAGGTGGAGCAACTCCTTTAACTAAAGAAGAAATAATGAATGCTGTAAAAATTACTGAGGAAAAAACTAAAGAATTGATGGAATATTTACCATAA
- the rrp41 gene encoding exosome complex exonuclease Rrp41, whose amino-acid sequence MIIIITEDTNLGAKSREDGRAFDELRPLKIEAGVLERADGSAYLEFGGNKILVAVYGPKESHIRRFQRPDRAYIRCRYNMAPFSVDDRKRPGPDRRSVEISKVTAEALQPSILLEKYPRALIDIFIEVLEAEGGTRCAGITAASVALADAGIPMKDMVVACASGKVNDQIVLDLSEVEDKEGQADVPVAIMPRSGEITLLQSDGSLNAGEFEKAIDLAVEGCQAISKVQQDALKKRYGE is encoded by the coding sequence GTGATTATTATCATCACAGAAGATACTAATTTAGGGGCAAAATCAAGGGAAGATGGAAGAGCTTTTGATGAATTACGTCCCTTGAAAATTGAAGCAGGCGTTTTAGAAAGAGCTGATGGCTCAGCATATTTAGAATTTGGTGGAAATAAAATACTTGTGGCTGTTTACGGTCCAAAAGAATCGCATATTCGCAGATTCCAACGCCCAGATAGGGCCTATATCCGTTGTAGATATAACATGGCTCCATTTTCAGTAGATGATAGGAAAAGACCAGGCCCTGATAGAAGATCGGTGGAAATTTCTAAAGTGACTGCAGAGGCCCTCCAACCATCCATACTTCTTGAAAAATATCCAAGAGCTTTAATTGATATTTTCATTGAAGTATTAGAGGCAGAAGGTGGAACTCGGTGTGCAGGGATAACTGCAGCATCAGTGGCTCTAGCAGATGCAGGTATTCCCATGAAAGACATGGTTGTGGCCTGTGCTTCTGGTAAAGTCAACGACCAAATTGTTCTTGATCTTTCAGAAGTTGAAGATAAAGAAGGTCAAGCTGATGTACCCGTTGCTATCATGCCACGCAGTGGGGAAATTACTCTTTTACAAAGTGATGGTAGTTTAAATGCTGGAGAATTCGAAAAAGCAATTGATCTTGCAGTAGAAGGATGCCAAGCCATTAGTAAAGTTCAGCAAGATGCCTTAAAGAAAAGGTATGGTGAGTAA
- a CDS encoding ribosome assembly factor SBDS: protein MVNLEDAVIARLESHGERFEIFVDPDLSAEYKKGSNESRIEIETVLAVEEIFKDAKKGDKASEEGMLKVFQSTDPLEVAELIIQKGQIQLTAQQRREMLEDKHKQIVAKIAREAINPQTGFPHPPKRIEKAMEEAKVHIDPFKTVDEQINIVLKAIRIKIPIRFEKVKMAVMMPGEFAGGAYTAISKFGRIYKEEWQQDGSWIAVVEIPGGLQDSFHQKMSELTGGNVDTKVIK from the coding sequence ATGGTTAATCTTGAAGATGCAGTTATTGCCCGTTTGGAATCCCATGGGGAACGATTCGAGATTTTTGTGGATCCTGATCTTTCTGCAGAATATAAGAAAGGATCTAATGAATCTAGGATAGAAATAGAAACAGTTCTTGCAGTGGAAGAAATTTTTAAAGATGCTAAAAAGGGTGATAAAGCGTCTGAGGAAGGTATGCTTAAAGTATTTCAGAGCACGGATCCCTTGGAAGTTGCAGAGTTAATTATTCAGAAGGGACAAATCCAGCTCACTGCCCAACAGCGCAGGGAAATGCTAGAGGATAAGCACAAACAAATTGTTGCTAAAATAGCTAGGGAGGCTATTAATCCTCAAACAGGCTTTCCTCATCCACCAAAGAGAATTGAAAAGGCCATGGAAGAAGCAAAAGTTCATATTGATCCATTTAAAACTGTTGATGAGCAGATAAATATTGTTCTGAAAGCTATTCGGATTAAAATTCCAATTAGATTTGAAAAGGTGAAAATGGCAGTTATGATGCCTGGTGAATTTGCCGGTGGCGCATATACAGCCATATCTAAATTTGGAAGAATATACAAAGAGGAATGGCAGCAAGATGGATCATGGATAGCTGTGGTTGAAATACCTGGAGGCCTGCAAGATAGTTTCCATCAAAAAATGAGTGAACTCACAGGCGGGAATGTGGATACCAAAGTTATTAAATAA
- the psmA gene encoding archaeal proteasome endopeptidase complex subunit alpha: MQPLQSAGYDRAITVFSPDGRLFQVEYAREAVKRGTTSLGVKSSEGIVLVVDKRPTSKLVEPKSIEKIFQIDQHIGAATSGLVADARAIIEKARIEAQVNRITYNEPIRVETLSKKICDMKQMYTQHGGVRPFGSALIIGGVNGKGCRLFETDPSGALIEYKATAIGAGRQVAMEEFEKKYEEDITLTDAIELALDAVYEATEGKTTPESVEIAVIDAKDKKYRKLSEEEIKDHVEELLIRKEKEEEE, from the coding sequence ATGCAACCACTTCAAAGTGCAGGTTATGATAGGGCCATTACTGTATTTAGTCCAGATGGAAGACTATTTCAGGTTGAGTATGCAAGAGAGGCCGTAAAACGAGGCACAACTTCATTAGGTGTCAAATCAAGCGAAGGAATAGTGCTTGTTGTGGATAAAAGACCCACAAGCAAACTGGTCGAACCTAAATCAATTGAAAAGATATTCCAAATCGACCAACACATTGGCGCTGCTACATCAGGATTGGTGGCAGATGCTAGAGCTATTATTGAAAAAGCTAGAATAGAAGCTCAGGTTAACAGAATAACCTATAATGAACCTATTCGTGTAGAAACACTATCTAAAAAGATTTGTGACATGAAACAGATGTACACTCAGCATGGTGGGGTGCGTCCTTTTGGATCCGCTTTAATAATAGGCGGAGTTAATGGTAAAGGATGCAGATTATTTGAAACTGACCCTAGTGGTGCACTAATAGAGTACAAAGCTACAGCTATAGGTGCTGGAAGACAAGTGGCTATGGAAGAGTTTGAAAAGAAATATGAAGAAGACATTACTCTTACAGATGCAATTGAACTTGCTCTAGATGCTGTTTACGAAGCCACTGAAGGAAAAACAACTCCTGAAAGTGTTGAAATAGCTGTTATTGATGCTAAAGACAAAAAATACAGGAAATTATCTGAAGAAGAAATTAAAGATCATGTAGAAGAACTTCTCATCAGAAAAGAGAAGGAGGAAGAGGAGTAA
- a CDS encoding Rpp14/Pop5 family protein yields the protein MKLKILPPTLRGSKRYIAFELICQKSITRDELVNLIWNSCLELYGESETSRFRLWLMRKWDCGQKGNDFIIKGILHCNRGDEEKVRASLSLVTNFRGKKVVFHTLGLSGTIHSATQKFIKSRP from the coding sequence ATGAAACTTAAAATATTACCTCCTACACTTAGAGGTTCAAAAAGGTATATTGCATTTGAATTGATTTGCCAAAAATCTATAACTAGGGATGAATTAGTCAATTTAATCTGGAATTCGTGTCTGGAACTCTATGGTGAATCTGAAACAAGTAGATTCAGACTATGGCTCATGAGAAAATGGGACTGTGGTCAAAAAGGTAATGATTTTATTATAAAAGGTATATTGCATTGTAATAGGGGAGATGAAGAAAAAGTTAGGGCTTCTCTTTCATTAGTAACAAATTTCCGTGGAAAAAAAGTAGTTTTCCACACTCTGGGTTTATCTGGAACCATTCATTCTGCAACACAAAAGTTTATTAAATCCAGACCCTAA
- a CDS encoding RNase P subunit p30 family protein: MKFYDFHLQGRNYNSDKKLIFEAKRLGYSGVSLLYSKDDYKESKEYLTEIENEINSEPTMDSNSVSNPVSNSAYNLDSNSDNNLNFEKTFKIFPGIKIFPKNSEDLKRQIRSSRKKTNILMAVGGDLKINRAACENIQLDILSRPYYKRRDCGINHVLAKEAANNDVAIELNICDILRARSPIRSKIMAHFQEIVKLQKKFKFPLIIGSGAVSIYDLRKPKDLNALSQCFGLSKNEVNLAISNNPKNIVDFNNQRKDIIIVGAKKVAN, translated from the coding sequence TTGAAATTTTACGATTTTCACCTACAGGGAAGAAATTATAACTCTGATAAGAAATTAATTTTTGAAGCAAAAAGATTGGGATACTCTGGTGTTTCTTTATTATATTCTAAAGATGATTATAAGGAATCAAAAGAATATTTAACCGAAATTGAAAATGAGATTAATTCAGAACCAACTATGGATTCTAATTCTGTTTCTAATCCAGTATCTAATTCCGCATATAATCTAGATTCTAATTCAGATAATAATTTAAATTTTGAGAAAACTTTTAAGATTTTTCCAGGAATTAAAATTTTCCCGAAAAATTCGGAAGATCTAAAAAGGCAGATTAGAAGTTCTAGAAAAAAAACTAATATTTTAATGGCTGTTGGTGGTGATTTAAAGATAAATCGTGCTGCATGTGAAAATATTCAGCTTGATATTCTTTCAAGACCATATTATAAGCGTAGGGATTGTGGAATTAATCATGTTCTTGCTAAAGAGGCTGCTAATAATGATGTAGCAATTGAATTAAATATTTGCGACATACTGAGGGCCAGATCACCTATTAGATCTAAAATAATGGCGCATTTTCAGGAAATTGTTAAATTACAAAAGAAATTTAAATTTCCACTAATTATTGGCAGTGGAGCGGTTTCTATTTATGATTTGAGAAAACCTAAAGATTTAAATGCACTCAGCCAGTGTTTTGGATTGAGTAAAAATGAAGTGAATTTAGCTATTTCTAACAATCCAAAAAATATAGTTGATTTCAATAATCAGAGAAAGGACATTATTATTGTTGGGGCCAAGAAAGTTGCCAATTAA
- a CDS encoding RNA-binding domain-containing protein, which produces MIHNISYRVFIQGTERPEKVEESLKTIFSRAEPEIEHTEGYYLNPVTILSQKITKKREIKEFIQKLREMNKEDIIKISYDFEKKMDDNGNFFLRFDKQEALKGNWKVVGHGDSIHVRIKIAAYPAKKDVAIRIAHQIFETD; this is translated from the coding sequence ATGATCCACAATATTTCATATAGGGTTTTTATCCAAGGTACTGAAAGGCCAGAAAAGGTTGAAGAGTCATTAAAGACTATATTTTCCCGGGCTGAACCTGAAATAGAACATACAGAAGGTTATTATCTCAATCCAGTTACAATTTTAAGTCAAAAAATAACTAAAAAACGGGAAATCAAAGAATTTATTCAAAAACTTCGAGAAATGAATAAAGAAGATATTATAAAAATATCCTATGATTTTGAAAAAAAAATGGATGATAATGGAAATTTCTTTCTTAGATTTGATAAGCAGGAAGCTTTAAAAGGGAATTGGAAAGTGGTAGGACATGGTGATTCTATACACGTTCGAATAAAAATTGCAGCCTATCCTGCTAAAAAAGATGTGGCCATTAGAATAGCTCACCAAATATTTGAAACGGATTAA
- a CDS encoding 50S ribosomal protein L15e, with the protein MYKYVRDAWKNPDNSYVRELMWERAPQWRRESVIQRIDRPTRIDRARSLGYKAKRGYVVVRTRVRRGGRRKSRFKAGRKPKRMGIKKITPKKSIQRIAEERVARKFPNMEVLNSYWVWADGKHKYYEVILVDPNHPVIKSDPKINWICEKQHTGRAFRGLTSQGKKSRGLRNKGKGAEKLR; encoded by the coding sequence ATGTATAAATATGTACGAGATGCATGGAAAAATCCAGACAATTCCTATGTAAGGGAACTTATGTGGGAAAGAGCTCCTCAATGGAGGAGAGAAAGCGTAATTCAAAGAATAGACCGGCCAACCCGTATCGACAGAGCTCGATCCTTAGGTTACAAGGCCAAAAGAGGTTACGTTGTTGTCCGAACTCGCGTTAGGCGTGGTGGACGAAGAAAAAGCCGATTCAAAGCAGGTCGTAAGCCTAAAAGAATGGGTATTAAAAAGATTACTCCTAAAAAGTCCATACAAAGGATTGCTGAAGAGAGAGTCGCCAGAAAATTCCCAAATATGGAAGTGTTAAATTCTTACTGGGTATGGGCAGATGGTAAACATAAATACTATGAAGTTATTTTAGTTGACCCTAACCATCCTGTTATTAAAAGTGATCCTAAAATCAATTGGATCTGTGAAAAACAACACACCGGACGGGCTTTCCGTGGCTTAACCAGTCAAGGTAAAAAGTCCAGAGGTCTCCGTAATAAAGGAAAAGGTGCTGAAAAATTAAGATAA
- a CDS encoding carboxymuconolactone decarboxylase family protein, producing the protein MKEDVFYGKGMAHVKKDYPDIYDAVVKLNEAAYTGKALDYKTQKLIALGITASNSDDRAMKKQMMSAIREFGATKDEIVDVLRVVLLTAGNPPFVKAMKILYEINE; encoded by the coding sequence ATGAAAGAAGATGTTTTTTATGGTAAAGGAATGGCTCATGTTAAAAAGGATTATCCAGACATATATGATGCAGTAGTTAAATTAAATGAAGCAGCATACACTGGGAAGGCGCTGGACTATAAAACACAGAAACTAATTGCATTAGGAATCACTGCATCAAATTCTGATGATAGAGCTATGAAAAAACAAATGATGAGTGCTATTAGAGAATTTGGAGCAACAAAGGATGAAATTGTTGATGTTTTACGTGTAGTTCTTTTGACTGCAGGTAATCCTCCGTTTGTTAAAGCAATGAAAATATTATATGAAATAAATGAATAA
- a CDS encoding ion channel, with product MNRRLGLLLEILYLIVILIDGFLLLTSSLLPFKMANYQNIAYFDLITSMLLLVGYLVQMRKNEPKAYLKRNWNLVIIVIPFSFIAINILGIDGPFIVLKILNLIKVVALMFAVRQVGRSVDEFVEKSRLIYGVAFFLAVLLISSISFFIVENGINPNVTNYEDSLWYVIQTITTVGYGDVVPYTSLGRVVGVIAMLSAIGISSLLTAATTSSLMDKFRHESDKLSKRNSKYVQNLEKKIDTLNSEIPKKESMDNLHKELKDLKSEIQELKNLLEKK from the coding sequence ATGAATCGTAGGCTAGGCCTGTTACTTGAAATATTATACCTAATTGTTATTTTAATCGATGGTTTTCTTTTATTAACCAGTAGTTTACTGCCATTTAAAATGGCCAATTATCAAAATATAGCTTATTTTGATTTAATTACCAGTATGCTTTTATTAGTTGGATATTTAGTTCAAATGCGAAAAAATGAGCCTAAAGCTTATTTGAAAAGAAATTGGAACTTAGTTATTATTGTTATTCCCTTTTCTTTCATTGCTATAAACATACTGGGCATTGATGGCCCATTCATTGTTTTAAAAATTCTTAATCTCATTAAAGTAGTGGCCTTAATGTTCGCAGTCAGGCAGGTAGGGCGATCTGTTGATGAGTTTGTTGAAAAAAGTCGACTTATTTATGGTGTGGCCTTTTTTCTGGCTGTTCTTTTGATTTCATCTATCTCTTTTTTTATAGTGGAAAATGGAATCAATCCTAATGTAACTAATTATGAAGACTCATTGTGGTATGTTATTCAGACTATAACGACGGTAGGTTATGGGGATGTTGTCCCTTATACTTCATTGGGACGTGTTGTTGGAGTTATAGCTATGTTGAGTGCTATTGGAATATCCAGTCTATTGACTGCTGCAACCACTTCTTCATTAATGGATAAATTTCGCCATGAAAGTGATAAATTATCTAAAAGAAATTCAAAATATGTCCAAAATCTCGAAAAAAAGATTGATACATTAAATTCAGAGATTCCGAAAAAAGAGAGTATGGATAATCTCCATAAAGAGTTAAAAGATCTTAAATCTGAAATTCAAGAATTAAAAAATTTGCTTGAGAAAAAATAG
- a CDS encoding ABC transporter permease — protein MSFFSLILKNPFRNKTRSALAIVGIAIGIATIVALGIITDGLKTSTEETLKAGGSDFSVVESNVSDMFLSKIDESYINKIKSVNGVEDAVGVLTAIQPIGGNPYFVLIGIDPNKLDISNIKITKGKAFSSGDAKEVIIGKVASEKLNKTVGDTLTLSQKKYKITGIFETGDLQQDGGAFLSLSNLQDIEDKPDKVTMIYVKIKKDANVDEVTKAIEDKYGNDVTTIASLEDLQSVDQGLNTIDTASWAISILAIVIGGIGVINTMIMSVYERTREIGVLKAVGWKNRRILGMILGESIVLTLVAGIVGSIMGVLAIQILLPLGMEGFIKPVYSSDVFIRGFIVALIVGLIGGFYPAYRASKLPPTEALRYE, from the coding sequence ATGTCGTTTTTCTCGTTAATTCTAAAAAATCCATTTAGAAATAAAACCAGAAGCGCACTAGCAATTGTAGGCATAGCCATTGGAATAGCCACCATTGTAGCACTGGGAATAATTACAGATGGACTGAAAACTTCTACTGAAGAAACATTAAAAGCTGGAGGATCTGATTTTTCAGTTGTAGAATCTAATGTATCAGATATGTTCCTCAGTAAGATAGATGAAAGTTATATTAACAAAATAAAATCAGTTAATGGGGTTGAAGATGCTGTTGGAGTTTTAACTGCCATTCAACCTATTGGAGGAAATCCTTATTTTGTTTTGATTGGAATAGATCCCAATAAATTAGACATAAGTAATATAAAAATTACCAAAGGAAAAGCATTCTCCAGTGGAGACGCTAAAGAGGTAATAATTGGAAAAGTAGCCTCAGAAAAACTAAATAAAACCGTCGGAGATACTTTAACTCTTAGCCAGAAAAAATATAAGATAACTGGAATATTTGAAACTGGTGATCTTCAACAAGATGGTGGGGCCTTTTTATCACTGAGCAATCTTCAAGACATTGAGGATAAACCTGACAAGGTCACCATGATCTATGTAAAAATAAAAAAAGATGCCAATGTTGATGAAGTGACCAAGGCCATTGAGGATAAATATGGCAATGATGTTACCACCATTGCATCCTTAGAAGATCTTCAAAGTGTAGACCAGGGTTTAAACACTATTGATACAGCTTCATGGGCCATATCTATTTTAGCCATTGTTATTGGAGGCATAGGTGTAATAAATACCATGATAATGTCTGTATATGAGAGAACCAGGGAAATTGGAGTATTAAAAGCAGTTGGATGGAAAAATAGACGAATATTAGGAATGATACTTGGAGAATCCATCGTATTGACCCTAGTAGCAGGAATAGTAGGTTCCATCATGGGAGTTCTGGCCATTCAAATTTTACTGCCACTGGGAATGGAAGGATTTATTAAGCCAGTTTACAGTAGCGATGTCTTTATTAGAGGATTTATAGTAGCCCTTATTGTAGGACTAATTGGAGGATTTTATCCGGCCTATCGAGCCAGCAAATTACCACCAACGGAGGCACTGCGCTATGAATAA
- a CDS encoding ABC transporter ATP-binding protein, producing the protein MNNQNADQNAEIISNNKSSDEKAGKNIVEIKNLKKSFDHGKITALNGLNLEIKEGEFVSIIGPSGSGKSTLLNMIGALDKADVGDITVSGIDLIRKKDLSDFRSQEIGFIFQLHNLIPNLSVLENVEVPMFESKISGKDMRKRALELLDYVELSDKIKRKPTELSGGERQRVAIARALANKPSIILADEPTGSLDSKTGQVILQRLKELHEKENVTLIMVTHDMNVASLADRTIEVLDGQVQN; encoded by the coding sequence ATGAATAATCAGAATGCAGATCAGAATGCAGAAATTATTTCCAATAATAAATCAAGTGATGAAAAAGCGGGTAAAAATATTGTTGAAATAAAAAATCTCAAAAAAAGTTTTGATCATGGTAAAATAACTGCATTAAATGGCCTTAACCTTGAAATAAAAGAAGGAGAATTTGTATCCATAATTGGACCATCTGGTTCCGGCAAATCTACTCTTTTAAACATGATTGGGGCACTTGATAAAGCAGATGTCGGAGATATTACTGTTTCAGGAATTGATCTAATTCGAAAGAAGGATTTAAGTGATTTTAGATCTCAAGAAATCGGATTTATCTTCCAGTTGCATAATCTAATTCCGAATTTAAGTGTACTGGAAAATGTAGAAGTTCCCATGTTTGAGAGTAAAATTTCTGGAAAAGACATGCGAAAACGGGCCTTGGAGCTTCTGGATTATGTTGAACTTTCTGATAAAATAAAAAGAAAACCAACTGAACTTTCCGGAGGAGAAAGGCAACGAGTGGCCATTGCCAGAGCTTTAGCTAATAAACCTTCCATAATATTGGCCGATGAACCAACCGGATCACTGGATTCAAAAACAGGTCAGGTGATCTTACAAAGGCTAAAAGAGTTACATGAGAAGGAAAATGTGACTCTTATTATGGTCACTCACGACATGAATGTGGCCTCACTGGCAGATAGGACCATAGAAGTTCTGGACGGACAAGTTCAGAACTAA